In Geminocystis sp. NIES-3709, a single genomic region encodes these proteins:
- a CDS encoding mannosyltransferase family protein produces MDQLSIGRNEYIMFLNNYFQKKNLFYPFKIWLLTRTIILVAILGIAPLLSAPHGGVEAKFGWEVFSAWDSNFYLKIASSGYEYIDGNAGADSAFFPLFPLLIHLGTRIGIQPEIAGLIINNLSFLIALFLLYDWLKDELKIKEVKWIILVLAFSPLSLFGSVIYTEGLFLCFSIGALRAFQKQQYIALSIFGFLATATRITGLALVIAFLIVCWQKKLSLVAYISSLTASLGVIFYGFFCWLKFGNFFTFIQVQHEIWERKKGFDWQGWEKMFMQIIIGSYNYKEGKIVDWLHPLVFILIVLLFISTHFLSNKLGKIKTDYILCFLCFGLWLLAGDPLLNTIPIIGGIYLLYYLRFSLDKATLIYGFLGLGLLLTSGGTISLNRLAYGIVPLSIALGILLSRNHRWGYCVMAFFTLLLFLFSIRFAQELWVA; encoded by the coding sequence ATGGATCAATTATCAATTGGTAGAAATGAATATATCATGTTTCTAAATAATTATTTTCAAAAAAAAAATTTATTTTATCCTTTCAAAATTTGGTTATTAACAAGAACTATAATTTTAGTAGCAATATTAGGAATTGCCCCTTTATTATCTGCACCCCATGGAGGTGTAGAAGCTAAATTTGGGTGGGAAGTATTTTCAGCTTGGGACAGTAATTTTTATCTAAAAATAGCCTCTTCTGGATATGAATATATAGATGGAAATGCCGGAGCAGATTCTGCTTTTTTTCCTTTATTTCCATTACTAATTCATTTAGGCACAAGAATTGGAATTCAACCAGAAATTGCAGGATTAATCATTAATAACTTAAGTTTTTTAATAGCTTTATTTTTATTATATGATTGGCTTAAAGATGAACTAAAAATTAAAGAAGTAAAATGGATAATTTTAGTTTTAGCATTTTCTCCACTATCTCTATTTGGTAGCGTAATTTATACAGAAGGCTTATTTTTATGTTTCAGTATTGGTGCATTAAGAGCATTCCAAAAACAACAATATATTGCCTTAAGTATATTTGGTTTTTTAGCTACTGCTACAAGAATTACAGGATTAGCTTTAGTTATTGCATTTTTGATAGTTTGTTGGCAAAAAAAACTTTCTTTAGTTGCCTATATCTCTAGTTTAACGGCTAGTTTAGGAGTTATTTTTTATGGTTTTTTTTGTTGGTTAAAATTTGGCAACTTTTTTACTTTTATTCAAGTTCAACATGAAATTTGGGAAAGAAAAAAAGGTTTTGATTGGCAAGGTTGGGAAAAAATGTTTATGCAAATTATTATTGGAAGTTATAACTATAAAGAAGGCAAAATAGTTGATTGGCTTCATCCTTTGGTTTTTATTTTAATTGTATTGCTTTTCATTTCAACACATTTTTTATCTAATAAATTAGGAAAAATAAAGACCGATTATATTTTGTGTTTTTTATGTTTTGGTTTATGGCTATTAGCTGGAGATCCTTTACTTAATACGATTCCTATAATCGGTGGAATATATTTATTATATTATCTTCGTTTTTCCTTAGATAAAGCAACCTTAATTTATGGTTTTTTAGGTTTAGGTTTATTGCTGACTTCTGGGGGAACAATTTCTCTGAATCGTTTAGCTTATGGTATCGTACCGTTAAGTATTGCATTAGGAATTTTACTTTCTCGAAATCATCGTTGGGGTTATTGTGTAATGGCTTTTTTTACTCTTTTATTATTTTTATTTTCTATTCGTTTTGCTCAAGAATTATGGGTTGCATAA
- a CDS encoding EAL domain-containing protein, with protein sequence MNWMLSRKNQNNHKSLNYLDRCIYLSGSLDSSSIDLDSIHIPIALIKTNNYHLIYANDTFKQIFEIYNQNILEESTLEDYIKPYNIKQIFALAGENPYLFIPHNSDNNNDSKSENNFDLYSLSLHLVTWKSEKVIISIFHPITQKSVVDLTAELSHLSSLLNNLPSVVYRCRHDSQWTMEYISQNCWNLTGYEAIDLLNNSTISYQDLIYSCDRKLVREEVNAAIASRTIFQIDYRIVSRSGEIKWVWEQGQGIYSPTGELLFLEGFIVDVTEKRKTEQEKSLLLDITQAITTSVDFETALLYTLQKVCQETDWDFGEAWLPNQEEEFFYYSTAWFSSDKNLLSPDMISLGDFKQESHNFTFPFSVGLPGNVATEKKAIWIEDITQEDWFLRKDLAKKCGLKTAFGVPILAGEEVVAILIFLCRQCLTIDKNLLGIVESIASQLGTIFKHKQIEIELHQSQRQLATIVDSTSGMFFRIACDDNWGKDYIGKGCTILTGYSASELLVKGKIDLTKFTHPLDLQRVLNLIKNSIEKRQGYTVEYRIFTKDNQEKWVWEKGKGIFSREGRLLGIEGWITDISDRKQMEEALSQAESRYRHFFENAIEGIFQTTVDGYYLNANKALARIYGYDTPLQLIENLNDIENRLYVQPDRRKEFIQLLEQNEAITNFESQVYRRDGGIIWISENARAVRNIQGDLLYYEGTVEDITKYREAQEKLHRQAFYDNLTQLPNRTLFLQHLSNSIHKLREFSSSNYQFSVLFLDCDRFKAVNDSLGHGVGDLLLIAIGERLQNCLGEKDIVARLGGDEFTILCDEVTDIKQVVKLAEQINSVFQPPFVINKHKLFCGVSIGIFFSSSVDIEEYEHLTSSQVLQYADTALYKAKSQRRGYYQVFQGEMHNEALAELQLENEIRQGLIEEEFCLYYQPIMEIYSGQIKGFESLIRWNHPQKGLVTPNQFINLAEQTGLIVPMGFGVLKQACKQLKQWHQELLINNPHGLELPILSVNLSCQEFNVENFLTTLDKTFEETGLDPKYIKLEITESCCIFQEEFTLDILQQIIDRKIQLWIDDFGTGYSSLSYLHKLPIHGLKLDRFFTSNLEENPNKIKIVKAILSLAEDLGLEVIAEGIETKKQLIILEEIGCKLGQGYLFSRPLCPENAFDFFHHPSLFMLRKNEK encoded by the coding sequence ATGAATTGGATGTTAAGTAGGAAAAATCAAAATAATCATAAGTCCCTTAATTATCTCGATCGATGTATATACTTGTCTGGTAGTCTTGACTCTTCATCTATTGATTTAGATAGTATTCATATTCCCATCGCTTTAATAAAAACTAATAACTATCATTTAATTTATGCCAATGATACTTTTAAACAAATATTTGAGATTTATAATCAAAATATCTTAGAAGAAAGTACCTTAGAAGATTATATAAAGCCTTATAATATTAAGCAAATTTTTGCATTGGCGGGAGAAAATCCCTATTTATTTATTCCCCACAATTCCGATAATAATAATGATAGTAAATCAGAAAATAATTTTGATTTATATAGCTTATCTCTACATCTAGTGACGTGGAAGTCTGAAAAAGTTATAATTTCTATTTTTCATCCTATTACACAAAAATCGGTGGTTGATTTAACAGCAGAATTATCCCATTTATCCTCTTTATTAAATAATCTACCATCTGTAGTTTATCGTTGTCGTCATGATTCCCAATGGACAATGGAATATATTAGTCAAAACTGTTGGAATTTAACTGGTTATGAAGCGATCGATCTCCTTAATAATAGCACTATTAGTTATCAAGATTTAATTTATTCTTGCGATCGTAAATTAGTCAGAGAAGAAGTTAATGCAGCTATTGCTTCTCGAACTATCTTTCAAATTGATTACAGAATAGTGTCTCGATCGGGCGAAATCAAATGGGTATGGGAACAAGGGCAAGGGATATATTCACCCACAGGAGAGTTACTCTTTTTAGAAGGATTCATCGTTGATGTTACAGAAAAAAGAAAAACGGAACAGGAAAAATCCTTGCTGTTAGATATAACTCAAGCAATTACTACTTCAGTCGATTTTGAAACCGCTTTGCTTTATACCTTACAAAAAGTATGTCAAGAAACTGATTGGGATTTTGGTGAGGCATGGTTGCCAAATCAAGAGGAAGAATTTTTTTATTATTCGACGGCATGGTTTTCCTCAGACAAAAATTTATTGTCTCCTGATATGATTTCTTTGGGAGATTTTAAACAAGAAAGTCATAATTTTACCTTCCCATTTTCTGTGGGATTACCCGGAAATGTTGCCACAGAAAAAAAAGCTATTTGGATAGAAGATATTACTCAAGAAGATTGGTTTTTGCGCAAAGATTTAGCTAAAAAATGTGGTTTAAAAACTGCTTTTGGAGTCCCTATTTTAGCGGGAGAAGAAGTTGTTGCTATTTTAATTTTTTTATGTCGTCAATGTCTCACGATCGATAAAAATTTATTAGGTATAGTAGAAAGTATTGCTTCTCAACTAGGAACTATTTTTAAACATAAACAAATAGAAATAGAATTGCATCAAAGTCAAAGACAATTAGCAACCATTGTTGATTCTACTTCGGGAATGTTTTTTCGCATTGCTTGTGATGATAATTGGGGAAAAGATTATATCGGTAAAGGATGTACTATCCTAACAGGTTATTCGGCTTCTGAATTATTAGTAAAAGGGAAAATTGACTTAACAAAATTTACTCATCCTCTCGATTTGCAGAGAGTTTTAAACTTAATTAAAAATAGTATTGAAAAACGTCAAGGTTATACCGTAGAATATCGTATTTTTACCAAAGATAATCAAGAAAAATGGGTTTGGGAAAAAGGGAAAGGTATCTTTAGTCGAGAAGGGCGTTTATTAGGTATTGAAGGTTGGATTACAGACATAAGCGATCGAAAACAAATGGAAGAAGCCTTATCTCAGGCAGAAAGTCGCTATCGGCACTTTTTTGAGAATGCCATTGAAGGAATTTTTCAAACCACTGTTGATGGTTATTATCTTAACGCCAATAAGGCTTTAGCTAGAATTTATGGTTATGATACCCCTCTACAATTGATTGAAAATTTGAATGATATAGAAAATCGCTTATATGTACAACCAGATAGAAGAAAAGAATTCATACAATTATTAGAGCAAAACGAAGCGATTACTAACTTTGAATCTCAAGTTTATCGCCGAGATGGCGGTATTATTTGGATTTCGGAAAATGCTCGTGCGGTGAGAAATATTCAAGGAGATTTACTCTATTATGAGGGTACGGTGGAAGATATTACTAAATATCGAGAAGCTCAAGAAAAATTGCATCGTCAAGCCTTTTACGATAATTTAACTCAATTACCGAATCGGACTCTTTTCCTACAACATCTTAGTAATAGTATTCATAAATTGAGGGAATTTTCATCATCGAATTATCAGTTTAGCGTTTTATTTCTCGACTGCGATCGATTTAAAGCTGTTAATGATAGTTTAGGTCATGGAGTAGGAGATTTACTATTAATAGCCATTGGAGAAAGACTACAAAATTGTCTGGGAGAAAAAGATATTGTTGCCAGATTAGGAGGGGATGAATTTACTATTCTTTGCGATGAGGTAACGGACATCAAACAAGTAGTTAAATTAGCAGAACAAATTAACTCAGTTTTTCAACCTCCCTTTGTTATTAATAAACATAAGCTATTTTGTGGAGTTAGTATCGGTATCTTTTTTAGTAGTAGTGTTGACATTGAAGAATATGAGCATTTAACTTCTTCGCAAGTACTACAGTATGCGGACACAGCTCTTTACAAAGCTAAATCTCAAAGACGAGGTTATTATCAAGTATTTCAAGGAGAAATGCACAATGAAGCCTTAGCAGAATTGCAATTAGAAAACGAAATTAGACAGGGTTTAATCGAAGAAGAATTTTGTCTTTATTATCAACCAATAATGGAGATTTATAGTGGACAAATAAAAGGATTTGAAAGTTTAATTCGTTGGAATCATCCCCAGAAAGGATTAGTTACTCCTAACCAATTTATTAATTTAGCCGAACAAACTGGGTTAATTGTTCCGATGGGTTTTGGTGTTTTAAAACAAGCCTGTAAACAATTAAAACAATGGCATCAAGAATTATTAATAAATAATCCTCACGGACTGGAATTACCTATTCTTAGTGTTAATTTATCCTGTCAAGAATTTAATGTTGAAAACTTTTTAACAACCTTAGATAAAACTTTTGAAGAAACAGGACTTGATCCTAAATATATTAAATTAGAAATTACTGAAAGTTGTTGTATTTTTCAAGAAGAATTTACCCTCGATATTTTACAACAAATAATCGATCGAAAAATTCAATTATGGATAGATGATTTTGGCACAGGATATTCTAGTTTAAGTTATTTACATAAACTACCAATTCATGGTTTAAAACTCGATCGATTTTTTACCTCTAATCTGGAAGAAAATCCTAACAAAATTAAAATTGTTAAAGCGATTTTATCCTTAGCAGAAGATTTGGGCTTAGAAGTTATCGCTGAAGGCATTGAAACAAAAAAACAATTAATTATCTTAGAAGAAATAGGCTGTAAATTAGGACAAGGTTATTTATTTTCTCGTCCATTATGTCCAGAAAATGCCTTTGATTTTTTCCATCATCCTAGTTTATTTATGTTAAGAAAAAATGAAAAATAA